The following proteins are co-located in the Acinetobacter shaoyimingii genome:
- the nuoL gene encoding NADH-quinone oxidoreductase subunit L: MSLLALTILFPLIGFVLLAAGRNKLPESVAAIIGVGAVGLSALFALIAGMSFVGSGEAVYVQHLWTWFNVGGFAPGISLQLDGLSLLMLGMITGVGFLIHIFAAWYMRGEEDFARFFSYFNLFVASMLLLVLGDNLALLFLGWEGVGLCSYLLIGYYYQNPANGFAAIKAFTVTRVGDVFLLIALFLLYQQFGTLNIAEIVATAPVVMTASSTLTIVTALMLFLGAAGKSAQIPLQTWLADAMAGPTPVSALIHAATMVTAGVYLCCRMFSVFELAPEVMVFISITGAVTLIVAGFAALVQTDIKRILAYSTMSQLGYMFMAVGAEAYQAGLFHMLAHAFFKALLFLSSGAVILAYHHEQNIFKMGGLFKRNKFLFACFAIGGGALAAIPFITVGFFSKDAILGAVWVKGNSIAIYDCLYWTGVAGAFLTSIYTFRLIWVVFFGKENTPYHEIKGVTYWGPLAILAVLSTFVGAALKAPVEKLLNSAQIPAFNVPEILEHGMHSAEHTAVGIALFGLAVGVALFAFAYGAVKSFANTSFGAGLANICRNALGFDALYDIVFVKPYLFFAKLFGRDPVDALWLVLPALVKGGNRFTSSRQTGSLREYASSMTLGLVVLLMILIVTQIVGK, from the coding sequence ATGAGTTTATTAGCTTTAACTATATTATTTCCGCTCATTGGTTTTGTCCTTTTAGCGGCAGGGCGTAATAAACTCCCTGAATCAGTGGCAGCGATCATTGGTGTCGGTGCAGTAGGTCTATCAGCATTATTTGCACTTATTGCAGGTATGAGCTTTGTAGGCAGCGGTGAAGCTGTTTATGTTCAGCATTTATGGACATGGTTCAATGTGGGTGGTTTTGCACCAGGCATTAGCTTACAACTAGACGGTTTGTCACTGCTCATGCTTGGCATGATCACAGGTGTGGGTTTCTTAATTCATATCTTTGCTGCATGGTATATGCGTGGTGAAGAAGACTTCGCGCGTTTCTTCTCTTATTTCAACCTTTTCGTTGCAAGCATGTTGCTGCTCGTATTGGGTGATAACCTAGCGTTATTGTTCTTAGGTTGGGAAGGCGTAGGTCTTTGCTCTTACTTGCTGATTGGTTACTACTATCAAAACCCTGCAAATGGTTTTGCTGCAATCAAAGCATTTACCGTAACACGTGTGGGTGATGTATTCTTACTGATTGCATTGTTCTTGTTGTATCAACAATTCGGTACGCTAAATATCGCTGAAATTGTTGCGACTGCGCCTGTTGTAATGACTGCGAGCTCAACATTAACAATTGTGACTGCACTGATGTTGTTCTTGGGTGCTGCAGGTAAATCTGCGCAAATCCCATTACAAACATGGTTGGCAGATGCGATGGCTGGTCCTACACCAGTATCTGCATTGATCCATGCTGCAACAATGGTGACAGCAGGTGTTTACCTATGCTGCCGTATGTTCTCAGTATTTGAATTGGCACCAGAAGTGATGGTGTTCATCTCAATTACAGGTGCGGTAACATTAATCGTTGCTGGTTTTGCTGCATTGGTTCAAACCGACATCAAACGTATTCTTGCTTATTCAACCATGAGTCAGCTCGGTTATATGTTTATGGCAGTGGGTGCTGAAGCATATCAAGCAGGTCTGTTCCACATGTTGGCACACGCATTCTTCAAGGCATTATTATTCTTGTCTTCGGGTGCGGTGATTTTGGCTTACCATCACGAACAAAACATCTTCAAAATGGGTGGCTTGTTCAAGCGTAACAAATTCTTGTTTGCATGTTTCGCGATTGGTGGCGGTGCATTGGCCGCAATTCCATTCATCACTGTGGGCTTCTTCTCAAAAGATGCAATCCTTGGTGCGGTATGGGTGAAAGGCAATTCGATTGCAATATATGATTGCTTGTACTGGACAGGTGTAGCTGGTGCGTTCTTAACTTCAATCTACACATTCCGTTTAATCTGGGTAGTGTTCTTCGGTAAAGAAAATACGCCTTACCATGAAATTAAAGGTGTGACTTACTGGGGGCCATTGGCGATTCTTGCAGTATTGTCAACTTTCGTTGGTGCAGCATTAAAAGCACCAGTTGAAAAACTGTTAAATTCTGCTCAAATTCCAGCATTCAATGTTCCAGAAATTCTAGAACATGGTATGCATTCGGCTGAACATACAGCTGTTGGTATTGCATTATTCGGTCTTGCAGTGGGTGTAGCATTATTTGCCTTTGCTTATGGTGCTGTAAAATCATTTGCCAATACTTCTTTTGGTGCTGGTCTTGCAAATATCTGCCGTAATGCGCTTGGTTTTGATGCGTTATATGACATTGTGTTCGTTAAACCGTATCTGTTTTTTGCGAAGTTATTTGGCCGTGATCCAGTAGATGCATTATGGCTCGTATTACCAGCACTTGTTAAAGGTGGTAATCGCTTTACAAGCTCACGTCAAACAGGTTCATTACGTGAATACGCTTCGAGTATGACACTAGGTTTAGTGGTCTTACTAATGATCTTGATCGTGACTCAGATCGTGGGGAAATAA
- the nuoI gene encoding NADH-quinone oxidoreductase subunit NuoI gives MYKILAGFGTIVRSLWMVFSHATRKRDTILYPEVKAEDIVPPRFRGRIVLTRDPDGEERCVACNLCAVACPVGCISLQKAEHEDGRWYPEFFRINFSRCIFCGMCEEACPTTAIQLTPDFELAEYVRQDLVYEKENLLISGPGKYPDYNFYRVTGMAVAGKDKGQAQRESKPVDVRSLLP, from the coding sequence ATGTATAAAATTCTAGCTGGATTTGGAACAATCGTACGTTCGTTGTGGATGGTGTTCAGCCATGCGACACGTAAACGTGACACGATTTTATATCCAGAAGTGAAAGCTGAAGACATCGTACCACCACGTTTCCGTGGTCGTATTGTGTTAACACGTGACCCTGATGGCGAAGAGCGCTGTGTTGCGTGTAACTTGTGTGCTGTTGCTTGCCCTGTAGGCTGTATTTCTTTACAAAAAGCAGAACATGAAGATGGTCGTTGGTATCCGGAGTTTTTCCGTATTAACTTCTCTCGTTGTATTTTCTGCGGTATGTGTGAAGAAGCATGTCCAACAACTGCAATTCAGCTCACTCCAGATTTCGAATTGGCTGAATATGTTCGTCAAGACTTGGTCTATGAGAAAGAAAACTTACTCATTTCAGGTCCTGGTAAATATCCTGACTATAACTTCTACCGTGTAACTGGTATGGCTGTAGCAGGTAAAGATAAAGGTCAAGCTCAACGCGAAAGTAAACCTGTTGATGTACGGAGTCTCTTACCATGA
- the nuoM gene encoding NADH-quinone oxidoreductase subunit M translates to MTNNWFLPALILVPFIAGFVCWLVDKVDEHLPRYIAMAGMLVTLMITIALWHSGTYNYELGSTAPTWSAEFMVPWIQTLGINIHLALDGLSLLMVGLTALLGVLAVGCSWGEIQKNVGFFHLNLLWSLGGVIGVFLAIDMFLFFFFWEMMLVPIYFLIALWGHKGADGKSRVYAATKFFIYTQVAGLIMLVGILGLVIYGYMMTQTISFGYTHLLSVANALDTQAPAIAYAFMICLFIGFAVKLPVFPLHGWLPDAHAQAPTAGSVDLAGILIKTAAYGLIRFVIPFFPAASAQFADVAIILGLIGIFYGAWCAFQQTDMKRLLAYTSISHMGFVLLAIYAGNILTFQGLMIMMLAHGLSSAALFIMCGQVYERLHTRDLRLMGGLRGQFQYLSFFLMFFVAALVGIPGLGNFIGEFLILMGSFGKFPIFTIIAAVSLVFAGLYGLILIHKALFGTPNEEQKQHYTSPLKDLNTREVVILLICAFGLLWLGIYPQTFLDVSNSSMAWIAQSAIPAQNEVVEAVQQAATQLENVEIQ, encoded by the coding sequence ATCACAAATAACTGGTTTTTACCCGCGCTGATCCTTGTACCTTTCATTGCAGGTTTTGTGTGCTGGTTGGTCGACAAAGTTGATGAACACTTGCCGCGTTATATCGCAATGGCAGGTATGCTCGTTACTTTAATGATCACGATTGCGTTATGGCATTCGGGAACATATAACTATGAGCTAGGTAGTACTGCACCAACGTGGTCTGCCGAATTCATGGTGCCATGGATTCAGACTTTAGGCATTAACATTCATCTTGCATTAGATGGTCTTTCACTTCTCATGGTTGGCTTGACTGCACTTTTAGGTGTGCTCGCTGTTGGCTGTTCTTGGGGTGAAATTCAAAAGAATGTTGGTTTCTTCCATCTCAACCTTTTATGGTCTTTGGGTGGGGTAATCGGTGTTTTCCTTGCCATCGACATGTTCTTGTTCTTCTTCTTCTGGGAGATGATGCTGGTACCGATCTATTTCTTGATCGCACTTTGGGGTCATAAAGGGGCAGATGGTAAATCACGTGTCTATGCTGCGACTAAATTCTTTATTTATACGCAAGTTGCTGGTTTAATCATGCTTGTCGGTATCTTAGGTCTAGTGATCTATGGCTACATGATGACGCAAACCATTAGCTTCGGTTATACACACTTGTTATCCGTTGCCAATGCGCTTGATACACAAGCACCAGCTATTGCATATGCATTCATGATCTGTTTATTCATCGGTTTTGCGGTAAAACTTCCAGTTTTCCCATTACACGGTTGGTTGCCTGATGCACATGCCCAAGCACCTACAGCAGGTTCTGTCGACCTTGCAGGGATCTTGATTAAGACTGCAGCTTACGGTTTGATTCGTTTTGTCATTCCATTCTTCCCAGCAGCTTCTGCTCAATTTGCTGATGTTGCGATCATTCTCGGTTTAATCGGTATCTTCTACGGTGCTTGGTGTGCTTTCCAGCAAACCGATATGAAACGTTTATTGGCGTATACGTCAATTTCACACATGGGCTTTGTCCTTCTTGCGATTTACGCAGGTAACATCTTAACCTTCCAAGGTTTGATGATTATGATGTTGGCGCATGGCTTGTCATCTGCTGCATTGTTCATTATGTGTGGTCAAGTGTATGAGCGTTTACATACGCGTGATTTACGTTTGATGGGTGGGCTTCGTGGTCAGTTCCAATATCTATCATTCTTCTTGATGTTCTTTGTGGCTGCACTTGTCGGTATCCCTGGTTTAGGTAACTTTATTGGTGAATTCCTGATCTTGATGGGTTCATTCGGTAAATTCCCGATCTTTACGATCATTGCTGCAGTAAGCTTAGTATTTGCAGGTCTTTACGGTCTGATCTTGATTCATAAAGCATTGTTTGGTACGCCAAATGAAGAGCAAAAACAACATTACACAAGTCCTTTGAAAGACTTGAATACACGTGAAGTTGTGATCTTACTCATTTGTGCGTTTGGTCTTTTATGGCTTGGTATTTACCCACAAACGTTCCTTGATGTATCTAACTCAAGTATGGCTTGGATTGCACAGAGTGCGATTCCAGCACAAAATGAAGTCGTTGAAGCTGTACAACAAGCAGCAACTCAACTTGAAAATGTGGAGATCCAATAA
- the nuoN gene encoding NADH-quinone oxidoreductase subunit NuoN yields the protein MNFTVSFAELMPLAPVMIVALTAVVVMLLIAIKRNHNLIATVSVIGLNLALANILLTMFSGGLKPATVMNLFMVDPFGLFYQLVILIAALACCTLSHAYIDSYKDNREELYLLMLVSVMGAMLMVVSSHLASFFISLELMSIPVYGLIAYTYQRSKSLEAGVKYLVLSATASAMLLMGMAYVYAVMGSLSFAGQVDDMFWALTKTQDPQLMMQLQTYVPQMGDKFSSVYGILGLGLMVAAVAFKLSLAPFHKWTPDVYAGAPAPIATFLATVAKVAMIGLFVRYLLSSGVIGVESIKTIITVIAVLSIIVGNLLAVKQVNLKRILAYSSIAHFGYLLLGLVSASFLSLTSIGVYVATYTLTTIGAFGSIALMSSPYNNSNEAESLADYRGLFWRRPVLTATLTVMMLSLAGIPLTAGFIGKFLLVMTVVSEAHWFYAAMIIIGSGIGLYYYLRVMIVMYMTPPDVPRIDADKHWGQKVGGIMVLLAALAVLVVGVYPDPLIAIANQSQLVAPLHIVLQ from the coding sequence ATGAACTTCACAGTATCTTTTGCAGAGCTTATGCCATTAGCGCCAGTGATGATCGTTGCATTGACAGCGGTTGTTGTGATGCTTTTGATTGCGATTAAACGTAATCATAATTTAATTGCGACAGTATCAGTAATTGGTCTGAACTTGGCATTGGCAAATATTCTACTCACAATGTTCAGTGGCGGGCTTAAGCCTGCCACTGTCATGAACTTGTTCATGGTCGATCCATTTGGCTTGTTCTACCAACTTGTGATTTTGATTGCAGCACTTGCTTGTTGTACTTTATCGCATGCATACATTGATTCTTATAAAGACAATCGTGAAGAACTTTATCTATTGATGTTAGTGTCTGTGATGGGCGCAATGTTAATGGTGGTAAGTTCGCACCTTGCGTCGTTCTTTATTAGCTTAGAGTTAATGTCGATTCCTGTTTATGGATTAATTGCATATACCTATCAACGTAGCAAATCTTTAGAAGCAGGAGTGAAATACCTTGTGCTTTCAGCAACGGCTTCTGCAATGTTGCTCATGGGTATGGCGTATGTTTATGCAGTAATGGGTTCATTGTCATTCGCAGGTCAAGTCGATGACATGTTCTGGGCATTGACCAAGACTCAAGATCCACAATTGATGATGCAACTTCAAACTTACGTACCGCAAATGGGAGATAAATTCTCTTCTGTATACGGTATTTTAGGTTTAGGTTTAATGGTCGCTGCTGTTGCCTTTAAATTGTCATTGGCACCATTTCATAAATGGACTCCAGACGTGTATGCAGGTGCTCCAGCGCCAATCGCAACATTCTTAGCGACTGTCGCTAAAGTTGCGATGATTGGATTGTTTGTACGTTATTTATTGTCTTCAGGCGTTATTGGCGTTGAATCAATTAAGACCATCATTACTGTAATTGCGGTACTTTCAATTATTGTTGGTAACTTACTTGCAGTAAAACAAGTCAACTTGAAACGTATCCTTGCATACTCTTCAATTGCACATTTTGGTTATTTATTGCTTGGTTTAGTGAGCGCATCATTCTTGAGCTTAACGTCTATTGGTGTTTATGTTGCAACGTATACATTAACAACAATTGGTGCTTTCGGTTCAATCGCATTGATGTCGAGCCCATATAACAACAGCAATGAAGCCGAGTCACTCGCAGACTATCGCGGTTTATTCTGGCGTCGTCCGGTATTAACAGCGACCTTAACTGTAATGATGTTGTCTTTAGCGGGTATTCCGTTAACTGCTGGTTTCATTGGTAAGTTCTTGCTTGTGATGACAGTTGTGTCTGAAGCACATTGGTTCTACGCTGCAATGATCATTATTGGTTCAGGTATTGGTTTGTATTACTACTTGCGTGTAATGATTGTCATGTACATGACGCCACCAGATGTACCTCGTATTGATGCCGATAAACATTGGGGTCAAAAAGTTGGTGGTATTATGGTATTGCTTGCTGCATTAGCTGTTTTGGTTGTGGGTGTATATCCTGATCCATTGATTGCAATCGCAAATCAATCACAATTGGTTGCACCGTTGCACATTGTTCTTCAATAG
- the nuoH gene encoding NADH-quinone oxidoreductase subunit NuoH has protein sequence MNQEIMRQTPLWAENWPIAYSVVQAIVILLVVVLVAALMSFIERRLLALWQDRYGPNRVGPGGMFQIVADMLKIMFKEDWTPKFADKLTFRLAPAVAMATAVLSFMVIPVSPTLGVADMSIGLLFFMAMAGVAVYAVLFGGWSSNNKYALLGGLRSAAQTISYEVFLGISLMGVVAIAGSFNMREIVEAQKDCWFVIPQFLGFLIFVVAGVAVTHRHPFDQPEAEQELAEGYHVEYGGMKWGMFFVAEYVNVVLISALIVTLFFGGWLAPFNLDIPFIPPVFWFVIKTAFFVMMFVLARGSLMRPRYDQVMNFGWKVCLPLALVNLLVTGAVILLNQA, from the coding sequence ATGAATCAAGAAATTATGCGTCAAACACCGCTTTGGGCTGAAAACTGGCCAATCGCTTACTCTGTTGTGCAAGCGATTGTGATTTTGCTGGTTGTGGTGCTTGTTGCAGCGTTGATGTCATTCATAGAGCGTCGTTTACTTGCACTTTGGCAAGACCGTTATGGTCCAAACCGTGTTGGTCCTGGTGGTATGTTCCAGATCGTTGCCGACATGCTAAAAATCATGTTCAAAGAAGACTGGACGCCAAAATTTGCGGACAAATTAACGTTCCGTTTAGCACCTGCTGTTGCTATGGCAACAGCGGTATTGTCATTCATGGTTATTCCTGTTTCACCGACTTTAGGTGTGGCAGATATGAGCATTGGTCTATTGTTCTTTATGGCAATGGCTGGTGTCGCTGTTTATGCAGTACTTTTTGGTGGTTGGTCTTCAAATAACAAATATGCGTTATTGGGTGGTCTACGTTCTGCAGCTCAAACCATTTCATATGAAGTGTTCTTGGGTATTTCTTTGATGGGTGTGGTTGCAATTGCAGGCTCATTCAACATGCGTGAAATCGTAGAAGCGCAAAAAGATTGCTGGTTTGTGATTCCACAATTCTTAGGTTTCTTAATCTTTGTGGTTGCGGGTGTAGCGGTAACTCACCGTCATCCATTTGACCAACCAGAAGCTGAGCAAGAATTGGCTGAAGGTTACCATGTCGAATACGGCGGTATGAAATGGGGGATGTTCTTCGTTGCGGAATACGTAAACGTTGTGCTTATTTCAGCACTCATCGTAACGTTATTCTTCGGTGGTTGGTTAGCACCGTTCAACTTAGACATTCCGTTTATTCCACCTGTATTCTGGTTCGTGATTAAAACAGCATTCTTCGTAATGATGTTTGTCTTGGCTCGTGGTTCGCTTATGCGTCCTCGTTATGACCAAGTCATGAACTTTGGTTGGAAGGTTTGTTTGCCTTTAGCGTTGGTCAACTTGCTAGTGACTGGTGCTGTAATTCTGTTGAATCAGGCCTAG
- the nuoG gene encoding NADH-quinone oxidoreductase subunit NuoG — MATIHVDGKSYEVNGSENLLQACLSLGIDIPYFCWHPSLGSVGSCRQCAVTQYANPEDTRGRLVMSCMTPAADNTYISIEDKEAKDFRASVVEFLMTNHPHDCPVCEEGGHCHLQDMTVMTQHDRRRYRFTKRTHYNQELGSFISHEMNRCIACYRCVRYYKDYAGGTDFGVYANASRVYFGRPESGTLESEFSGNLTEVCPTGVFTDKTHSERYNRKWDMQYAPSVCQGCSSGCNISPGERYGELRRVENRFNGEVNQYFLCDKGRFGTGYVNRADRPRQPQFRQGADVQTVSVDQALDTVIANIQGKKVLGIGSPRASIESNFALRELVGQDNYSTGLSQKEQNLVELAASIMQTEGVYNPGMREIESYDAVLILGEDLTQTAPRMALSVRQAAKNKAKEMAAERRTQEWLAEPVQRIGQDAKSPIYILAATQTRLSDVATGEVVASPNDIARLGFAVAAAVKGESFTGLDDDAKAFAQTIADTLKAAKKPLIISGTSLQDPAIMEAAAQVAQNLGNAGLTLTVPEVNSMGLAIFGGQSLEQAFAKDYDTIIVVENDLYRRLPAKQVDAALAKAKDVIVLDHSETETVKKANVVLSAASFAEGDGTVVSQEGRAQRFYQVYDPSYYKPEYAIKESWRWLHAIETGLQGKAISWTLLDDVIDSVAKNVPALEAIQDVAPDAGYRVHGLKIAREPRRYSGRTAMRAPLSVHEPKQPVDKDSALTFSMEGYVGNQTPSALVPFAWSAGWNSPQAWNKFQDNVGGHLKGGDSGIRLFDRLAKRPARTYVAPTPVLTNAESFRLVPMHHIFGSGEFTVKTPAMESRIPEAVFAVGEQDATRLNLKDGQNITVKAGESTISLPVQVIEYLPTGYIGYPIGLAPTVSLAEPVSVAVGV; from the coding sequence ATGGCTACAATTCATGTCGATGGAAAATCGTATGAAGTCAACGGCTCAGAAAACTTGCTACAAGCTTGTTTGAGTCTTGGCATTGACATCCCATACTTTTGTTGGCATCCATCCTTAGGTTCTGTCGGTTCATGCCGTCAATGTGCTGTGACTCAATACGCGAATCCTGAAGATACGCGTGGTCGTTTAGTCATGTCATGTATGACACCTGCTGCTGACAATACCTATATTTCAATTGAAGACAAAGAAGCGAAAGATTTCCGTGCTTCTGTTGTTGAATTCTTGATGACCAATCACCCACACGACTGTCCAGTCTGTGAAGAGGGTGGTCACTGTCATTTACAAGATATGACGGTGATGACTCAGCATGATCGTCGTCGTTATCGCTTCACAAAACGTACCCATTACAACCAAGAGCTAGGCTCATTCATTTCTCACGAAATGAACCGTTGTATTGCGTGTTACCGTTGTGTGCGTTACTACAAAGACTATGCGGGTGGTACAGACTTTGGTGTGTATGCAAATGCTTCACGTGTTTACTTCGGTCGTCCAGAATCAGGCACTTTAGAGTCTGAGTTCTCTGGTAACTTAACTGAAGTCTGCCCGACTGGTGTTTTCACAGACAAAACGCATTCAGAACGCTATAACCGTAAATGGGACATGCAGTATGCGCCAAGCGTATGCCAAGGTTGTTCTTCAGGTTGTAACATTTCTCCGGGTGAACGTTATGGCGAACTTCGTCGTGTCGAAAACCGTTTTAATGGTGAAGTCAACCAATACTTCTTGTGTGACAAAGGTCGTTTCGGTACAGGTTATGTGAACCGTGCAGATCGTCCACGTCAACCACAATTCCGTCAAGGTGCAGACGTTCAAACTGTTTCAGTTGACCAAGCGCTTGATACTGTGATTGCAAATATCCAAGGTAAAAAAGTATTGGGTATTGGTTCACCACGTGCATCAATTGAGTCTAACTTCGCGCTTCGTGAATTGGTTGGACAAGATAACTATTCAACAGGTCTGTCTCAAAAAGAGCAGAACTTGGTTGAGTTAGCTGCATCAATTATGCAAACCGAGGGTGTCTATAACCCAGGTATGCGTGAAATCGAAAGCTACGATGCGGTACTGATCTTAGGTGAAGACTTAACGCAAACTGCGCCACGTATGGCCTTGTCAGTTCGTCAAGCGGCGAAAAACAAAGCCAAAGAAATGGCAGCGGAACGTCGTACCCAAGAATGGTTGGCTGAACCTGTACAACGTATTGGTCAAGATGCGAAATCCCCAATTTACATCTTAGCTGCGACTCAAACACGTTTATCAGATGTTGCGACGGGTGAAGTGGTTGCTTCTCCAAATGATATCGCGCGTTTAGGTTTTGCTGTTGCTGCTGCTGTAAAAGGTGAAAGCTTCACAGGTCTTGATGACGATGCAAAAGCATTTGCACAAACCATTGCAGACACTTTAAAAGCAGCGAAAAAACCATTGATTATCTCTGGTACAAGCTTACAAGATCCTGCGATCATGGAAGCTGCGGCACAAGTGGCTCAAAACCTAGGTAATGCAGGGCTTACATTGACTGTTCCAGAAGTGAACTCAATGGGCTTAGCAATCTTTGGTGGTCAAAGTCTAGAGCAAGCATTTGCCAAAGATTACGACACGATCATTGTTGTGGAAAATGACCTTTACCGTCGTTTACCTGCAAAACAAGTCGATGCTGCACTGGCAAAAGCGAAAGATGTGATTGTTCTTGATCACTCTGAAACTGAAACAGTGAAAAAAGCAAATGTCGTGCTTTCAGCTGCAAGCTTCGCTGAAGGTGATGGTACTGTGGTATCGCAAGAAGGCCGTGCACAACGTTTCTATCAAGTGTATGACCCAAGCTACTACAAACCAGAATACGCGATTAAAGAATCATGGCGCTGGTTGCATGCCATTGAAACTGGTTTACAAGGTAAAGCGATTTCTTGGACATTGCTTGACGACGTTATTGATTCAGTTGCGAAAAATGTACCTGCCTTAGAAGCAATTCAAGACGTAGCGCCAGATGCTGGCTACCGTGTACATGGCTTGAAAATCGCACGTGAACCACGTCGTTACTCAGGTCGTACTGCAATGCGCGCACCTTTATCCGTGCATGAACCTAAACAGCCTGTCGATAAAGATTCTGCATTAACATTCTCTATGGAAGGTTATGTCGGAAATCAAACACCATCGGCACTTGTACCATTTGCATGGTCTGCAGGTTGGAACTCTCCACAAGCTTGGAACAAATTCCAAGACAACGTGGGTGGTCACTTAAAAGGTGGTGATTCGGGTATTCGTTTGTTCGATCGTTTAGCAAAACGTCCTGCGCGTACTTATGTTGCTCCAACTCCAGTGTTAACAAATGCTGAAAGTTTCCGCCTTGTGCCAATGCATCATATCTTTGGTTCTGGCGAGTTCACTGTGAAAACACCTGCAATGGAATCGCGTATTCCTGAAGCGGTATTTGCAGTAGGCGAACAAGATGCAACACGTTTGAATTTGAAAGATGGTCAAAACATCACCGTGAAAGCAGGCGAGTCTACAATCAGTTTGCCTGTACAAGTGATTGAATATTTACCTACAGGTTATATTGGTTACCCAATTGGTTTAGCGCCAACGGTTTCTCTTGCTGAGCCTGTATCAGTCGCGGTAGGAGTGTAA
- the nuoJ gene encoding NADH-quinone oxidoreductase subunit J, whose amino-acid sequence MIWPFYLMALVAIVSTVRVVTNANPVHALLSLIVSLLAVAGIFMIVGAPFAGALEIIVYAGAIMVLFVFVVMMLNLGQNTVEQERKWLTSSAWAYPALMSFLIGLLLVWCLGSDYNVTVQTVGTEVIGPKAVGYSLYTKYLLLVEVAAMLLLGAFVAAYHLGKREPGAEEDKNNG is encoded by the coding sequence ATGATTTGGCCATTTTATTTGATGGCTCTCGTGGCCATCGTTTCTACAGTTCGTGTTGTGACCAATGCGAACCCTGTGCATGCTTTATTGAGTTTGATTGTTTCGTTACTTGCTGTAGCGGGTATTTTTATGATCGTGGGTGCGCCATTTGCTGGCGCGCTTGAGATTATCGTTTATGCGGGCGCGATTATGGTTTTATTCGTGTTCGTGGTGATGATGCTCAATCTCGGTCAAAATACGGTAGAGCAAGAGCGTAAATGGTTGACATCTTCTGCTTGGGCATATCCTGCTTTAATGTCTTTCTTGATTGGTTTGTTGTTGGTGTGGTGCTTAGGTTCAGACTACAACGTAACCGTTCAGACTGTGGGCACTGAAGTAATTGGTCCTAAAGCAGTAGGTTACTCACTCTATACCAAGTACTTATTGTTGGTTGAAGTCGCTGCGATGTTATTGCTTGGTGCATTTGTTGCCGCATACCATCTAGGTAAACGTGAACCTGGTGCAGAAGAGGACAAGAATAATGGGTAA
- the nuoK gene encoding NADH-quinone oxidoreductase subunit NuoK, whose amino-acid sequence MGNIPLDHGLIVATILFALGLYGVMVRRNLLFMLMSLEVMMNAAALAFVLVGSAWAQPDGQVMFIFILTLAAAEACIGLAIVLQFYHRFHHLDVDAASEMRG is encoded by the coding sequence ATGGGTAACATCCCTTTAGATCATGGTTTGATTGTTGCGACTATTCTTTTTGCACTCGGTCTTTACGGTGTAATGGTTCGACGCAACTTATTATTTATGTTGATGAGCCTTGAAGTCATGATGAATGCGGCTGCACTTGCATTTGTACTTGTAGGTAGTGCATGGGCACAACCAGACGGTCAAGTGATGTTCATCTTCATCTTGACGCTTGCTGCGGCAGAGGCTTGTATCGGACTTGCGATCGTCCTTCAGTTCTATCATCGCTTCCATCACTTGGATGTAGATGCTGCTAGTGAGATGCGCGGATGA